A section of the Rhodobacteraceae bacterium M382 genome encodes:
- a CDS encoding c-type cytochrome, protein MAGATDPVGDADTGAGVFRTHCATCHGIEATGHGPMAGVMVIKPTDLTALRANNGGVFPTARVVMRIDGRDPLVSHGSPMPVYGPFFEGDDVALKTAAGQPILTSRPIADLMAFLQGVQAQ, encoded by the coding sequence ATGGCTGGGGCCACGGATCCGGTCGGGGACGCCGATACCGGGGCCGGGGTCTTTCGGACCCATTGCGCGACCTGCCACGGCATCGAAGCGACGGGCCACGGTCCCATGGCGGGGGTTATGGTGATCAAACCGACGGATCTGACGGCGCTGCGTGCGAACAACGGTGGGGTTTTCCCCACTGCGCGGGTTGTCATGCGCATTGACGGGCGCGATCCGCTGGTCAGCCACGGCAGCCCGATGCCGGTCTATGGCCCCTTTTTCGAGGGGGACGACGTGGCGCTCAAGACTGCGGCGGGGCAGCCGATCCTGACCAGCCGTCCGATCGCCGATTTGATGGCTTTTCTGCAGGGGGTACAGGCACAATGA
- a CDS encoding DNA-3-methyladenine glycosylase I, which produces MRDFDQIFAISADRHGGPESLEAKLTRPRPVQELAQLPEAHWLATLTKCVFQAGFNWKVIEHKWAGFEAAFDGFDVGRCAFMDDEKFDALITDTRIVRNGPKIATVRDNAALLLELRAEGGVSETLGGWPSEDYIGLLDMLKTRGSRLGGMTGQYAMRFAGRDAFILSRDVTARLIAEGVVDKQPTSKTAMKAAQSAFNTWCDQSGRSLSEVSRVLAMSV; this is translated from the coding sequence ATGCGTGATTTTGACCAGATCTTTGCCATTTCGGCAGACCGCCACGGCGGGCCAGAGAGTCTGGAAGCCAAGCTGACACGCCCCCGCCCTGTCCAAGAGCTGGCCCAGTTGCCCGAGGCGCATTGGCTGGCGACACTGACCAAATGCGTGTTTCAGGCCGGGTTCAACTGGAAGGTCATCGAACACAAATGGGCCGGGTTCGAAGCCGCGTTTGACGGCTTTGACGTCGGGCGGTGCGCCTTTATGGATGACGAGAAATTCGACGCCCTGATCACGGACACGCGCATTGTGCGCAATGGCCCAAAGATTGCCACCGTGCGCGACAACGCCGCCTTGCTGCTCGAGTTGCGCGCCGAGGGCGGGGTCAGCGAGACCCTGGGTGGCTGGCCATCCGAGGATTACATTGGTCTGTTGGACATGCTCAAGACACGCGGGTCACGTCTGGGCGGCATGACCGGGCAATACGCCATGCGATTTGCCGGCCGCGATGCGTTTATCCTGTCACGGGACGTCACCGCACGATTGATTGCCGAAGGTGTTGTGGACAAGCAACCGACGTCGAAAACGGCGATGAAGGCCGCGCAGAGCGCATTCAACACCTGGTGCGACCAAAGCGGGCGATCGCTGAGCGAAGTCAGTCGTGTACTGGCAATGAGCGTATGA
- a CDS encoding cytochrome c — translation MNRMTPWMCCAAALGLWACSDAEMPPAAEGETLYLENCAACHGVRGQGGELVGGQNAPDLTRIAARRGGDFPRAEILSRIDGYGRGHDTSQIMPEFGALLSGPPIPLDVDGVMTPTPRSLVALLTYLESAQVADG, via the coding sequence ATGAACCGGATGACACCATGGATGTGCTGTGCTGCGGCGCTGGGACTCTGGGCCTGTAGCGATGCTGAAATGCCACCCGCAGCCGAAGGGGAAACGCTGTATCTGGAAAACTGCGCGGCCTGTCACGGTGTGCGCGGTCAGGGCGGCGAGCTGGTTGGGGGACAAAACGCCCCGGATCTGACCCGGATCGCAGCCCGGCGGGGCGGAGATTTCCCCAGGGCCGAGATCCTGTCGCGCATTGATGGCTATGGGCGCGGACATGACACCTCCCAAATCATGCCGGAATTCGGAGCGCTGCTGTCCGGGCCACCCATTCCGCTGGATGTTGACGGGGTCATGACACCGACGCCGCGCTCGTTGGTTGCATTGCTGACCTATCTCGAAAGCGCACAGGTCGCCGACGGGTAA
- a CDS encoding PaaI family thioesterase, translated as MTPQDLQIFLQENFAAWVQALDLTVTQATPEGVTLSMPITDSLARVGGIVSGQALAALADTSMVLAAIAHTGEARPIATTDLHTQFLRPGVGSAIACHAEVVRAGRALIFTRASMNSADSGKPVATATATFYVP; from the coding sequence ATGACACCACAGGATCTGCAAATCTTTCTGCAAGAGAATTTTGCCGCGTGGGTACAGGCGCTGGATCTCACCGTGACGCAGGCCACCCCCGAGGGTGTCACCCTGTCGATGCCGATCACCGACAGTCTTGCCCGGGTGGGGGGCATTGTCTCGGGACAGGCGCTGGCCGCGCTGGCGGACACATCCATGGTTCTGGCCGCCATTGCCCATACCGGCGAAGCACGCCCCATCGCCACCACCGATCTGCACACGCAATTCCTGCGCCCCGGTGTCGGATCTGCAATCGCGTGTCACGCCGAAGTGGTGCGGGCCGGGCGGGCCCTGATTTTCACCCGCGCCAGCATGAACAGCGCCGACAGTGGCAAACCGGTGGCCACCGCCACCGCCACGTTCTACGTTCCCTGA
- a CDS encoding DMT family transporter, producing MTHYAALMLAAGIGIPVLAALNAGLGRFIGSPTTAGVVLFAVAFGASALLLLFTGPHALSKVVEAPKHLLLAGLLVAFYVLSITHVAPHFGVGNAVFFVLLGQLISAAIIDHFGLFGAQANPLTLARSAGIGLMAVGVGVTQLS from the coding sequence ATGACACATTACGCCGCCCTCATGCTGGCCGCTGGAATTGGTATCCCGGTTCTGGCCGCACTGAATGCTGGGCTGGGTCGGTTCATCGGCTCGCCCACCACAGCCGGGGTGGTTCTGTTTGCCGTTGCTTTTGGGGCCTCGGCGTTGTTGCTGCTGTTCACCGGCCCGCACGCCCTGAGCAAGGTCGTGGAAGCCCCCAAGCATTTGCTGCTTGCAGGTCTTCTGGTGGCGTTCTACGTGCTTTCGATCACCCATGTGGCACCGCATTTCGGCGTCGGAAACGCCGTGTTCTTTGTGCTGCTGGGTCAGTTGATCAGCGCCGCGATAATCGACCACTTTGGGCTGTTTGGTGCCCAGGCCAATCCATTGACGCTGGCCCGATCCGCAGGAATTGGGTTGATGGCCGTGGGAGTCGGAGTGACCCAGCTGTCGTAA
- a CDS encoding cytochrome c: MTFSMHAVTVRVAMAVPGLCLMVLIACTPVTERSGADLFKQNCVSCHGRSGAGDGPLADQLPVPPANLRGLSAANDGVFPAERVIATMHGYRGKDVQGLMPEFDGLLDGPKEAWTTADGQVIATPTALVTLAGYLETLQDL; encoded by the coding sequence GTGACATTTTCCATGCATGCTGTGACTGTTCGGGTTGCGATGGCGGTCCCGGGCCTGTGTTTGATGGTCCTGATTGCCTGTACGCCGGTGACAGAGCGGTCGGGGGCCGATCTGTTCAAACAGAACTGTGTCTCCTGTCATGGGCGCAGCGGTGCCGGGGACGGACCATTGGCAGATCAATTGCCGGTTCCTCCTGCCAACCTGCGCGGGCTGAGCGCGGCAAATGACGGAGTTTTTCCGGCCGAGCGAGTGATCGCCACCATGCATGGTTATCGCGGCAAGGACGTCCAGGGGTTGATGCCAGAATTTGACGGGCTGTTGGACGGCCCCAAAGAAGCCTGGACAACCGCCGACGGTCAGGTGATCGCTACGCCAACCGCTTTGGTGACATTGGCGGGCTATCTTGAAACGCTTCAGGACCTGTGA